A stretch of the Rhinoderma darwinii isolate aRhiDar2 chromosome 3, aRhiDar2.hap1, whole genome shotgun sequence genome encodes the following:
- the PCYOX1 gene encoding prenylcysteine oxidase 1, translated as MKLSAAVPSMLTGFILCSLRAVALQDLRHPPNRIAVVGAGIGGTSAAYFLRQKFGKHVQIDVFEKGDVGGRLSTIEMEGNHYEAGGAVIHPLNLHMKTFVKELGLNTRSPSGNLVAIYNGDEFVFQESEWFLVNVIKMLWNYGLNFLRMYMWVEDILDKFMRIYRYQTFDYSFSSTEFLLHAMGGNDFITKVNRTIDEAMQKSGFSQRFIDEIVVPAMRVNYGQGAEVNGFVGAVSLAGTSSGLWAVEGGNKLVCSGLLYASKAQLIQGTVTSVQEKVRPSKSGSTVRLYEVNYETSRGPILDMYDIVVIATPLGKEIGNIKFLGFDQPIDTFSKPYHQTVATFVHGRLNTSFFGCPKPCQSYLSEILTTDKPNLFINSIGLVSPVKPVTESEISKASDIKVWKVFSPEPLTDERLRLLFELYHAVIVKKWLAYPKYSPPEKLPPVVLHRGIYYVNSIEWAASAMEMSAISAKNVALLSYHRWYGKDGQIDQEDIAERLKSEL; from the exons ATGAAGCTCTCAGCCGCTGTGCCCTCCATGCTGACCGGCTTCATCCTGTGCAGCCTGCGGGCTGTAGCGTTACAGGATCTGCGGCATCCACCCAACAGGATAG CTGTTGTAGGAGCTGGGATTGGCGGGACATCCGCGGCTTATTTCCTGCGCCAGAAGTTTGGAAAGCATGTCCAGATTGACGTATTTGAAAAGGGAGATGTAGGAGGCCGTCTGTCAACCATAGAGATGGAAGGGAACCATTATGAAGCTGGGGGGGCAGTGATACACCCCCTGAATCTTCACATGAAAACATTTGTAAAGGAGCTGG GTCTCAATACTCGCTCACCGAGTGGAAATCTGGTTGCGATCTATAATGGGGATGAGTTTGTTTTTCAAGAGAGTGAATGGTTTTTGGTAAATGTCATCAAAATGCTTTGGAACTATGGTCTCAACTTCCTGCGGATGTACATGTGGGTGGAAGACATTTTGGATAAATTCATGag GATTTACCGATATCAGACCTTTGACTATTCGTTCTCCAGCACAGAATTTTTGCTTCATGCCATGGGTGGAAATGATTTCATCACAAAGGTAAATAGGACCATAGATGAAGCTATGCAGAAATCTGGTTTCTCTCAGAGGTTCATCGATGAAATAGTGGTTCCTGCTATGAGAGTTAACTATGGACAAGGAGCTGAAGTCAACGGCTTTGTTG GGGCAGTGTCTCTAGCTGGTACTTCTTCAGGACTATGGGCAGTGGAAGGGGGTAACAAGTTAGTTTGCTCTGGGCTTCTCTATGCTTCAAAGGCCCAGCTAATTCAGGGCACTGTTACCTCTGTGCAAGAAAAGGTTCGTCCCTCAAAGTCAG gAAGTACAGTGAGACTGTATGAAGTAAATTATGAGACCAGCAGAGGCCCCATACTGGACATGTATGATATTGTAGTCATCGCAACTCCACTTGGTAAAGAAATTGGCAACATTAAATTCCTAGGCTTTGACCAACCAATTGACACTTTTTCCAAGCCCTACCATCAGACGGTGGCCACCTTTGTGCATGGACGGCTCAACACTTCTTTCTTTGGTTGCCCAAAGCCGTGTCAGTCTTATTTATCAGAAATCTTAACCACTGATAAACCTAACCTTTTCATCAATAGCATTGGCCTTGTGTCTCCAGTGAAACCAGTAACTGAATCTGAAATTTCCAAAGCTTCCGATATTAAAGTCTGGAAAGTTTTCTCCCCAGAGCCCCTCACAGATGAACGGTTGCGGCTATTGTTTGAGTTGTATCATGCAGTCATTGTAAAGAAATGGTTGGCTTATCCCAAGTACTCCCCACCAGAAAAACTACCTCCTGTAGTACTGCACCGTGGCATTTATTATGTCAACAGTATAGAGTGGGCAGCCAGTGCCATGGAGATGAGTGCCATCTCTGCAAAGAATGTTGCCCTTTTATCTTACCATCGCTGGTATGGAAAGGATGGACAGATTGACCAAGAAGATATAGCAGAACGTCTCAAGTCTGAGTTATAA